A stretch of Chloroflexota bacterium DNA encodes these proteins:
- a CDS encoding methylenetetrahydrofolate reductase C-terminal domain-containing protein — protein MKSITRQKPFEEIGQQLEGFPRAFLVGCGTCTTMTKTGGREEVLAMKDRLQGAGKTVTGWTIIPTACDEMTEVALKENDTSVQPANCILVMACALGVHRVCLYVNKPVLPALDTLFIGMEDTPGSFREVCAQCGCCVLGETAGICPITACHKHLLNGPCGGTNNGMCEVDKEKDCAWTLIYQRLKEQGRLDLMRKYHPTKNYQVVPRPRMARVQ, from the coding sequence ATGAAGTCTATTACCAGGCAAAAGCCTTTTGAAGAGATCGGACAGCAACTGGAGGGTTTCCCCAGAGCTTTCCTCGTGGGCTGCGGCACCTGCACCACCATGACCAAGACTGGGGGAAGAGAAGAGGTGCTGGCTATGAAAGACCGCCTGCAAGGCGCGGGCAAAACGGTCACCGGCTGGACGATTATCCCCACAGCTTGCGACGAGATGACGGAGGTGGCCCTAAAGGAAAACGATACCTCTGTTCAGCCGGCGAACTGCATCCTGGTGATGGCCTGCGCTTTGGGAGTCCACCGGGTTTGTCTGTATGTCAACAAGCCGGTCCTTCCGGCGCTAGACACCCTATTCATAGGCATGGAAGACACGCCGGGCAGTTTTCGTGAGGTTTGCGCCCAGTGCGGCTGCTGCGTCTTGGGCGAGACCGCCGGCATCTGTCCTATTACCGCATGCCACAAGCACCTGCTAAACGGGCCCTGTGGTGGCACAAACAACGGTATGTGTGAAGTTGACAAAGAAAAGGATTGTGCTTGGACTCTCATCTATCAGCGCTTGAAAGAGCAGGGACGGCTGGATTTGATGCGGAAGTACCATCCCACCAAGAATTACCAGGTGGTGCCTAGGCCACGAATGGCCAGGGTCCAGTGA
- a CDS encoding methylenetetrahydrofolate reductase: MPQSFKEAIRSDKFVVTSEVAPPKGTNIEKMCHHIDLLKDKVDAINVTDHQSSVMRFPSLGGCLCVKERDGEPILQMTCRDRNQLALQADLLLAYVRGIRNVLCLTGDSIVVGDHKQAADVFALDSVQLLHAIRQLESGKDLGGNDLDGTVQFCVGAIVTPEARPIEPQLIKFEKKVEAGAEFFQTQAVYDLDNFRRFMEYARKFPVKVLAGIVLLSSARMAKYMTENVPGIFVPQRLIDELASAPKGQALNKGIEIAGRMIATLKKETICDGVHIMAIGREEVVPDILAAAGLSPQTITPS; the protein is encoded by the coding sequence ATGCCGCAGAGCTTTAAGGAAGCAATCAGATCAGACAAATTCGTGGTGACCAGCGAGGTCGCCCCGCCAAAAGGGACGAATATCGAGAAGATGTGTCACCATATCGACCTCCTCAAGGATAAGGTGGATGCCATCAACGTCACCGATCACCAGAGCTCGGTAATGCGCTTTCCGTCCCTTGGCGGCTGCCTTTGCGTAAAGGAGAGGGATGGCGAACCCATACTCCAGATGACCTGCCGCGACCGCAACCAACTGGCCCTTCAAGCCGACCTTCTCCTGGCCTATGTCCGCGGTATTAGGAATGTCCTCTGCCTTACCGGCGATTCCATCGTGGTGGGCGACCACAAGCAGGCCGCTGACGTCTTCGCCCTGGATTCGGTGCAACTGTTGCACGCCATCCGGCAACTGGAGTCGGGAAAAGACCTGGGGGGAAACGACCTGGATGGGACGGTGCAGTTCTGCGTCGGAGCCATAGTAACCCCTGAGGCACGGCCCATCGAACCCCAGCTTATCAAGTTTGAAAAGAAGGTTGAGGCTGGCGCTGAATTCTTCCAGACGCAGGCGGTCTACGACTTGGACAATTTCCGCCGGTTCATGGAGTATGCCCGCAAATTCCCGGTGAAGGTGCTGGCGGGGATAGTCTTGCTTTCCTCGGCCAGGATGGCGAAGTACATGACCGAGAATGTCCCCGGCATTTTCGTCCCCCAACGCTTGATCGACGAACTAGCCAGCGCCCCCAAAGGCCAGGCCCTCAATAAAGGAATCGAGATCGCCGGCCGGATGATCGCTACCCTGAAGAAGGAGACGATCTGCGACGGAGTCCACATCATGGCTATAGGCCGGGAGGAAGTAGTCCCGGATATCCTGGCCGCCGCTGGGCTATCTCCCCAGACGATAACTCCGTCTTGA
- a CDS encoding response regulator transcription factor: protein MEKIRVLVADDHTLIRDGVCALLAFAGDMEVVGVAANGKEALEKVKELAPDVVLMDIVMPIMGGVEATRRIRKESPGTKVLALTQYDIGEYVFPVIAAGAAGAVSKTTASSELISGIRSVHRGDSFLSPSVARLLIEDYQRVAGTRRNHDPYEQLTDREREILKLLAEGHSTQEIARMLVISPKTVDGHKTSIMAKLDLHNRADLVRYALRKGIITV from the coding sequence ATGGAAAAGATAAGAGTGTTGGTAGCAGATGACCATACCCTCATAAGAGACGGGGTCTGTGCGCTGTTGGCCTTTGCCGGGGACATGGAGGTGGTGGGGGTGGCAGCGAACGGCAAGGAAGCCCTAGAAAAGGTTAAGGAGCTGGCCCCAGATGTGGTGCTTATGGATATAGTTATGCCTATCATGGGAGGAGTGGAAGCGACTCGGCGGATACGCAAGGAATCTCCCGGGACTAAGGTGCTAGCTCTAACTCAATACGATATTGGTGAGTATGTATTCCCAGTTATCGCAGCCGGTGCCGCCGGTGCTGTTAGCAAGACAACCGCCTCCTCAGAACTTATCTCCGGTATTCGCTCTGTTCACCGGGGAGATTCCTTCCTATCACCCTCAGTAGCCAGACTCCTGATTGAGGATTATCAGCGGGTGGCTGGAACAAGGAGGAATCACGACCCCTACGAACAGTTGACCGACCGCGAAAGGGAGATACTCAAGCTGCTGGCAGAAGGCCATTCTACTCAAGAAATAGCACGAATGTTGGTAATTAGCCCCAAAACGGTGGACGGTCATAAGACTAGTATTATGGCTAAGCTGGACCTCCATAATCGCGCTGACTTGGTCAGGTATGCACTGCGTAAAGGCATTATCACTGTTTGA
- the fdhF gene encoding formate dehydrogenase subunit alpha, whose amino-acid sequence MQPITITLNGREVSGHPGMTILALARESGVDIPTLCYDPHLAPYGACRVCLVEDERTGALLASCVTPIAPGMAINTASPRVLQRRKAILKLMLSSHPDSCLVCDKGNRCELRHIASDMGIGLVDFQRIPLQATIEEVNPFIERDLSKCILCAKCIRADHELVVEGAIDYFRRGFACKPATLNDMPLESSECTFCGTCVAVCPTGALKEKESPYRGTTATAVSTICPFCGCGCSISLEVKDNHIVRARPGKESAVGRGTLCVRGSYGYDFVHSPERLTSPLARADGALQKISWDKALELVAAALKRIREAHGPGSLAVLGSSKLTNEENYLLQRFARGLLGTNNIDNGSRLYNSSSQVGLGWSLGSPGTIGSLDDLERSEVILVIGANPISSAPIVGYAIKRAVKYSGARLVLIDPQQTKLSSFAHLWFRPKVGTDVSLLNGLAGVIVAEGLFDGEFVTRRADNFEALRQNLQACTLERVEETTGVSGEDVRRAARLLAGASRASFVYGNGIAQQVTGTDSVRALANLAMLTGNVGRKGSGIYALQRDSNAQGACDMGALPDFLPGYQGVEDAQARRKFESRWGSPLPTHAGLTALEMIEHTREKKIKGMYIVGENPALSFPHPAFVREALASLDFLVVQDMFLTETAKLATVVLPAASFAEKEGTFTNFEGRTQRVRQVLKPLGESLPDGEIVLRLADRMGCPMRYSSLQEVMDEIEELVPLYQGIGYADSETKGQYQEEPDSAYPVPRRLYKGQFPSGFGRFSPVQYTPREEMSKDGYPLTLLAGTILYQFGSGSRSSRSSRLKRFLPEAYVEISKADARRLGITPGDGVKIVSPVGQITAKARVTDTLPEGMLFMPAGFPASPTSELFGLALDPRSKTPSLKACAVRLERIGSDG is encoded by the coding sequence TTGCAGCCGATAACCATCACCCTTAATGGCCGGGAAGTAAGCGGTCATCCCGGAATGACCATACTGGCACTGGCCCGGGAATCCGGCGTAGATATACCAACCCTATGTTATGACCCTCACCTGGCCCCCTATGGTGCCTGCCGCGTCTGCCTGGTGGAAGATGAACGCACCGGCGCCCTCCTAGCCTCTTGTGTCACCCCCATAGCCCCCGGGATGGCCATCAACACCGCCTCCCCTCGGGTGCTGCAGCGCCGCAAGGCCATCCTTAAACTCATGCTGTCGAGCCATCCCGATTCCTGCCTGGTATGCGACAAGGGCAACCGCTGTGAACTACGCCACATCGCTTCAGATATGGGTATCGGGCTGGTAGACTTCCAGAGAATTCCCTTGCAGGCCACAATCGAAGAGGTCAACCCTTTCATCGAAAGGGATCTAAGCAAGTGTATCCTGTGCGCCAAGTGTATACGAGCGGACCACGAGCTGGTCGTTGAGGGTGCCATCGACTACTTTCGCCGCGGATTTGCCTGTAAGCCCGCGACGCTGAACGACATGCCGCTGGAAAGTTCCGAGTGTACCTTCTGTGGCACCTGTGTGGCCGTCTGTCCCACCGGTGCGCTAAAGGAAAAGGAGAGCCCATACCGGGGGACCACGGCCACGGCGGTCTCCACCATCTGCCCCTTTTGTGGCTGTGGATGCAGTATCTCTCTGGAAGTCAAGGACAATCATATAGTTCGGGCCAGGCCAGGCAAAGAGAGCGCGGTGGGCCGGGGCACGCTTTGTGTAAGGGGTAGCTACGGCTACGATTTCGTGCACAGCCCGGAAAGACTGACCAGTCCCCTGGCCCGGGCAGATGGCGCCTTGCAGAAAATATCCTGGGACAAGGCTCTGGAATTGGTGGCGGCTGCCCTGAAGCGAATAAGGGAAGCTCACGGTCCGGGCAGCCTGGCTGTCCTGGGCTCTTCCAAGCTCACCAACGAGGAAAACTACCTATTGCAGAGATTCGCTCGGGGGCTTCTGGGGACCAACAACATCGACAACGGCAGCCGCTTATACAATTCGTCCAGCCAGGTGGGCCTGGGATGGTCCCTGGGCTCGCCCGGGACCATAGGCTCTCTCGACGACCTCGAAAGGTCTGAGGTGATATTGGTTATCGGGGCCAACCCCATCTCTTCAGCCCCCATCGTCGGATATGCCATAAAGCGGGCCGTCAAATACAGCGGGGCCAGGCTCGTGCTGATAGACCCTCAACAGACTAAGCTTTCATCTTTTGCCCACCTCTGGTTTAGGCCCAAAGTAGGCACCGATGTCTCTCTCCTCAATGGCCTAGCCGGAGTGATAGTGGCTGAGGGCCTTTTCGATGGGGAGTTTGTCACCAGGAGAGCCGACAACTTTGAGGCATTGCGCCAGAATTTGCAGGCCTGCACCCTGGAGCGGGTAGAGGAGACAACCGGGGTTTCCGGTGAAGATGTGCGCCGTGCCGCTAGGCTCCTCGCCGGGGCGAGCCGGGCCTCCTTCGTCTATGGCAATGGCATCGCCCAGCAGGTCACCGGAACGGACAGCGTCAGGGCGCTGGCGAATCTGGCAATGCTGACCGGAAACGTCGGGCGTAAGGGGAGTGGCATCTATGCTCTGCAAAGGGATAGCAACGCACAGGGTGCCTGTGATATGGGGGCCTTGCCCGATTTCCTCCCCGGATACCAGGGCGTAGAAGATGCCCAGGCGAGGAGGAAATTCGAGAGCCGCTGGGGATCCCCCCTGCCAACCCATGCCGGCCTGACCGCGCTGGAGATGATAGAGCACACCAGAGAGAAGAAGATCAAGGGCATGTACATCGTGGGGGAGAATCCGGCCCTCAGCTTTCCTCACCCTGCCTTTGTCAGAGAGGCCCTGGCCTCCCTCGACTTCCTGGTGGTCCAGGATATGTTCCTCACCGAGACGGCGAAGCTGGCAACAGTGGTTCTCCCCGCCGCCAGCTTCGCGGAAAAGGAAGGCACCTTCACCAATTTCGAAGGAAGGACGCAGCGGGTGCGTCAAGTCCTCAAACCCCTCGGCGAAAGCTTGCCAGACGGGGAGATCGTCCTCAGGCTGGCAGACCGGATGGGCTGCCCGATGCGGTATTCGTCTTTGCAGGAGGTCATGGACGAGATTGAGGAGTTAGTGCCCTTGTACCAGGGCATAGGCTATGCAGATTCCGAGACGAAGGGCCAGTACCAGGAGGAGCCGGATAGCGCCTACCCGGTGCCCCGACGCCTCTATAAAGGTCAGTTCCCCAGCGGATTCGGCCGCTTTTCCCCTGTCCAATACACCCCGCGGGAGGAGATGTCCAAAGATGGGTATCCGCTCACCCTGTTGGCAGGAACCATCCTCTACCAGTTCGGCAGCGGCTCCAGAAGCTCCAGGTCCTCGCGGCTGAAGAGATTCCTGCCCGAAGCCTATGTTGAGATCAGCAAAGCTGATGCCCGGCGTCTGGGCATTACCCCTGGCGATGGGGTCAAGATAGTCTCCCCCGTAGGCCAAATTACCGCCAAGGCCAGAGTTACAGACACGCTCCCTGAAGGGATGCTTTTCATGCCGGCAGGGTTCCCGGCCAGCCCTACTAGCGAGCTATTTGGCCTCGCGCTAGACCCCCGGTCAAAGACACCCTCCCTCAAAGCCTGTGCGGTCAGGCTGGAAAGGATTGGCTCCGATGGATGA
- a CDS encoding response regulator: protein MEKRGKILVIDDEREFIAELQAALEAKDYKVVAASDSGQAREKLRHERPDLIVLGTIVPRGDAFLLHEWLKERSSFSDLPLIVVDAPSEKRSIKGWRMDEGLRLKAEDYISKPLVPASLAARIEQMLDKAFKKIKVLVVDDHAVVREGIRALLSLQKDIEVVGEAVDGQDAIEKVQQLLPEVAVMDIVMPVMSGLEATKRISKEYPQTKILILTQYDEEENMFVAKQVGAYGFIPKSAASSDLLTGIRTVGAGRYFPKSFAYVTANWPEGTTR, encoded by the coding sequence ATGGAAAAGCGAGGCAAAATCCTGGTTATAGATGATGAGCGCGAATTTATTGCTGAACTGCAAGCAGCTTTGGAAGCCAAGGATTATAAAGTGGTTGCTGCCAGCGATAGCGGGCAAGCCCGGGAAAAGTTGCGCCATGAAAGACCGGACTTGATTGTTTTGGGCACAATAGTGCCTCGGGGAGATGCTTTCCTGCTACACGAGTGGCTGAAGGAGAGGTCAAGCTTCAGTGACTTGCCCCTCATAGTGGTCGATGCCCCTTCAGAAAAGCGGTCCATTAAGGGATGGCGCATGGATGAGGGATTAAGGCTCAAGGCCGAGGATTACATAAGTAAGCCCCTCGTGCCAGCTTCCCTAGCCGCTCGAATTGAGCAAATGCTGGATAAGGCCTTCAAGAAGATCAAAGTGCTGGTGGTAGATGACCATGCCGTGGTCAGGGAAGGGATTCGCGCCTTGCTGAGCCTGCAAAAAGACATAGAAGTGGTGGGCGAAGCGGTTGACGGGCAAGATGCCATTGAGAAGGTGCAGCAGCTTCTGCCCGAGGTGGCAGTCATGGATATAGTCATGCCTGTGATGAGCGGATTGGAAGCAACAAAACGGATAAGCAAGGAATACCCTCAGACGAAGATCCTAATTTTGACCCAATATGACGAGGAAGAGAATATGTTTGTGGCGAAGCAAGTGGGGGCATATGGCTTTATCCCCAAGAGCGCCGCCAGCTCTGATCTTTTGACGGGCATAAGGACTGTAGGCGCAGGGAGATACTTCCCCAAGTCTTTTGCCTATGTGACTGCCAACTGGCCAGAAGGGACGACTCGGTGA
- a CDS encoding GAF domain-containing sensor histidine kinase: MQDSKGEADKGYRNLLALSRVSAAVSGLGDLDAILEVALDNVLNIMSGSIGGILLLDEQTQTLSYRIYRGLSAKYVGEMRLKLGEGIAGRVAQNGKSVLLEDISVDPRVANPDLVRTEGLRAFISVPLRAREAVLGVINVASHLPHRFTEDDMHLLHSIGDIVGVAIEQAKLQQRLRQGRERYRKLARLILITQEEERRQIARELHDETSQTLSGLALNLQALVEMADMSGLQNEEFKAKLKKSHSLAIQIATEVGRLIRRLRPTLLDTLGLVPAIRQYAESNLGPLGVKVTLNAKGSIDSLPLEVEIGIFRVAQEAINNIAKHSRARNVIVSLECKADELLLTISDDGQGFDVSQITGIEESGRGRGLFSIKERSELLGGTGSVKSQPGQGTTLTATIPLVRSEANGKDKSVGSR; the protein is encoded by the coding sequence ATGCAAGATTCAAAAGGCGAAGCTGACAAAGGGTATCGCAACCTTCTCGCTCTGAGCCGCGTCTCTGCCGCCGTTAGCGGTTTGGGAGACCTGGATGCCATCCTAGAAGTCGCTCTAGATAATGTCCTGAATATCATGAGCGGCTCCATCGGAGGCATCCTGCTCCTGGATGAACAAACTCAGACCCTGTCCTACCGTATCTACCGTGGCCTGTCCGCGAAATATGTGGGGGAGATGCGTCTCAAGCTGGGTGAGGGCATTGCTGGCAGGGTAGCTCAAAACGGCAAGTCTGTCCTGTTGGAGGACATCTCCGTAGACCCCCGGGTGGCCAATCCTGATCTGGTACGTACCGAAGGCCTAAGGGCATTCATCAGCGTTCCCCTCCGGGCAAGGGAGGCAGTTCTAGGCGTGATCAACGTGGCCAGCCATTTGCCGCATCGGTTCACTGAAGACGATATGCACCTCCTCCATTCCATTGGCGACATTGTGGGGGTCGCCATCGAGCAGGCGAAGCTGCAACAAAGGCTAAGGCAGGGAAGGGAAAGATATCGAAAGCTAGCCCGACTGATTCTGATTACCCAGGAGGAGGAGCGAAGGCAAATTGCCCGAGAACTGCACGATGAAACGAGCCAGACGCTTTCGGGCCTGGCGCTGAACTTGCAGGCCTTAGTAGAAATGGCCGACATGTCCGGCCTCCAAAACGAGGAGTTTAAAGCGAAGCTGAAGAAAAGCCACAGCCTGGCGATTCAGATAGCCACCGAGGTAGGCAGGCTGATAAGAAGGCTTCGGCCCACTCTCCTCGATACGCTTGGGCTAGTCCCCGCCATTCGCCAATATGCTGAGAGCAATCTTGGCCCGCTGGGTGTCAAGGTAACCCTAAACGCCAAAGGGAGCATAGACTCTTTGCCTTTGGAGGTGGAGATAGGCATCTTCCGTGTTGCCCAGGAGGCCATCAACAACATCGCCAAGCACTCCCGGGCCCGGAATGTTATTGTATCCCTGGAATGCAAAGCCGACGAACTGTTACTGACCATCAGCGACGATGGACAAGGGTTCGACGTCTCCCAAATCACGGGAATAGAGGAGAGCGGCCGTGGCAGAGGGCTTTTCAGTATAAAGGAAAGATCAGAGCTCCTCGGCGGTACGGGTTCGGTCAAGTCTCAACCTGGTCAAGGGACTACCCTTACCGCAACGATTCCCCTAGTCCGTAGTGAGGCCAATGGAAAAGATAAGAGTGTTGGTAGCAGATGA
- a CDS encoding FAD-dependent oxidoreductase — protein sequence MGNHRTIYVCQGTGCVSGRSDAVFEALKMEVARQGLRDTRVDFTGCHGFCEQGPNVVIEPDGIFYTHVEEGDAAGIVASHLREGKPVERLFYHDPVTGEAIPHYAHINFYKRQQRLILRHCGHINPEKIDDYIASGGYRALRKALLEMTSQEVIDEVTKSGLRGRGGAGFPTGRKWQFCRSAPGSPKHVICNADEGDPGAFMDRSILEADPHAVIEGLIIAGYAVGANTGYVYVRAEYPLAVKRFRIALEQARERGFLGQNILGSDFHFMVHIREGAGAFVCGEETALIASIESRRGMPRPRPPFPAQSGLDGKPTIINNVKTLASVPIVIDRGADWFASIGTEKSKGTAVFALTGKIANSGLVEVPMGTSLATIVFDLGGGIPRGKQFKAVQTGGPSGGCIPVQFLDVPVEYESLAKLGSIMGSGGMVILDESTCMVEIARYFLSFTQAESCGKCAPCRLGTRQMLDILTRITKGKGRDEDLDTLRTIATVVKECSLCGLGQTCPNPVLSTLNYFREEYEAHIKEKRCPAAVCDALMISPCQHTCPVGINVPKYVAHIAAGEYLEAIETIRERNPFPAVCGRICHHPCERRCRRGELDDPVAIRSLKRFAADWYFDHVAELPDPKPFPRTKGQKVAVVGAGPTGLAGAYYLAQMGYAVTAFEALPVGGGMLSVAIPEFRLPRDVIQKEIDHIAKRGVEIRYNTPINVNFTVDDLKKQGFEAVFIACGAQRSQRIGIPGELEDIRGFYYGLRFLRDVRIGKEVPVGRRVGVIGGGNVALDAARTSLRIGAEEVNIYYRRSRNEMPVTEVEYDEAVAEGIRVNFLVSPTRIVSDNWKATGLQCIRMRLGEPDERGRRRPIPIPGSESFVEADTVIAAVGQAPDLSFLPPESALERTRLETLVISSNTLATNLPGIFAGGDFATGPGMVIDAIAAGRRAAIAIDKYLKSDASRVEMYDLRAGGAGEVTPGVEEETWEAKPRLEMPLLPAPERKTSFKEIEMGFSEEQARQEAQRCLRCDLET from the coding sequence ATGGGGAACCACCGCACCATTTACGTCTGTCAGGGTACCGGGTGCGTCTCGGGCAGGTCTGATGCGGTCTTCGAGGCCCTCAAGATGGAGGTGGCGCGTCAGGGGCTTAGGGACACCCGGGTAGATTTCACTGGCTGCCACGGTTTTTGCGAGCAGGGCCCCAATGTAGTGATCGAACCCGATGGCATCTTCTATACCCATGTGGAGGAGGGGGATGCCGCCGGGATCGTAGCCTCCCACCTTAGAGAAGGCAAGCCAGTAGAGCGCCTCTTCTACCATGACCCGGTGACGGGGGAAGCCATTCCGCACTATGCCCACATTAACTTCTACAAGAGACAGCAGCGCCTCATCCTGCGCCATTGCGGCCACATCAACCCGGAGAAGATCGACGACTACATTGCCAGTGGCGGCTACCGGGCCCTCAGGAAGGCCCTTCTGGAGATGACATCCCAGGAGGTCATTGATGAGGTCACCAAGTCTGGGCTCCGGGGTCGGGGAGGCGCAGGCTTCCCCACCGGGCGTAAGTGGCAGTTCTGCCGCAGTGCCCCTGGCTCCCCAAAACACGTCATTTGCAACGCCGACGAAGGCGACCCTGGAGCCTTTATGGACCGCTCTATCCTGGAGGCTGACCCCCACGCGGTAATAGAAGGGCTAATCATCGCCGGTTACGCCGTTGGGGCTAATACAGGCTACGTGTATGTCCGCGCGGAGTATCCCCTGGCCGTGAAGCGATTCCGTATCGCTTTGGAGCAAGCACGGGAGAGGGGATTCTTGGGGCAGAATATCCTTGGCTCCGACTTTCACTTCATGGTTCACATCCGGGAGGGAGCCGGGGCCTTTGTCTGTGGCGAGGAGACGGCCTTAATTGCGTCTATCGAAAGCCGGCGGGGGATGCCCCGCCCCCGTCCCCCCTTCCCCGCCCAGTCGGGTTTGGACGGGAAGCCCACCATCATCAATAACGTGAAGACACTAGCCTCTGTCCCCATTGTCATCGACCGGGGCGCGGACTGGTTCGCCAGCATAGGCACCGAGAAGAGCAAGGGGACGGCCGTATTCGCTCTGACGGGAAAGATTGCCAACAGCGGCCTGGTGGAAGTGCCTATGGGCACTTCCTTGGCCACTATTGTCTTCGATCTCGGAGGTGGCATCCCGCGCGGCAAGCAGTTCAAAGCAGTGCAGACCGGCGGCCCTTCCGGCGGATGCATTCCCGTCCAGTTTCTGGATGTCCCCGTGGAATATGAGTCCCTGGCTAAGCTGGGGTCCATCATGGGCTCTGGAGGCATGGTGATCCTGGATGAAAGCACCTGCATGGTGGAGATAGCTCGATATTTCCTGAGCTTCACCCAGGCGGAGTCTTGCGGGAAATGTGCGCCTTGCCGCCTTGGAACTAGGCAGATGCTGGATATCCTGACCCGAATCACCAAGGGGAAAGGGCGGGATGAGGACCTGGATACCTTGCGCACCATAGCTACCGTGGTCAAGGAGTGTTCACTGTGCGGACTGGGACAGACCTGCCCCAACCCGGTGCTCTCCACCCTCAACTATTTCCGAGAAGAGTACGAGGCTCATATCAAAGAAAAAAGATGCCCGGCGGCGGTCTGCGATGCTCTGATGATTTCCCCCTGTCAGCATACTTGTCCTGTAGGGATCAACGTCCCCAAGTATGTGGCCCACATCGCTGCTGGCGAATACCTTGAGGCTATCGAGACCATCAGAGAGCGTAATCCCTTCCCCGCCGTTTGCGGCCGTATCTGTCATCACCCCTGTGAGCGCCGGTGCCGGCGCGGGGAACTGGATGACCCCGTAGCCATCAGGTCGCTCAAGCGCTTTGCCGCTGATTGGTATTTTGACCACGTGGCCGAATTGCCCGACCCCAAACCTTTTCCTCGAACGAAGGGTCAGAAAGTGGCCGTGGTTGGGGCCGGGCCTACCGGGCTCGCCGGCGCCTACTACCTGGCGCAGATGGGCTACGCGGTTACCGCGTTCGAGGCCCTCCCCGTGGGTGGGGGGATGCTTTCGGTAGCCATACCCGAGTTCCGCCTGCCCCGAGATGTAATTCAAAAGGAGATCGATCATATCGCCAAGCGGGGGGTGGAGATCAGGTACAACACGCCCATCAACGTGAATTTCACCGTGGATGACCTTAAGAAACAGGGCTTTGAAGCTGTCTTTATAGCCTGTGGGGCGCAGAGGAGCCAGCGCATAGGTATCCCGGGCGAACTGGAGGATATCAGAGGCTTCTACTACGGGCTGAGGTTCCTGAGAGATGTGAGGATCGGCAAAGAGGTGCCAGTGGGGCGCCGGGTGGGCGTCATCGGCGGTGGCAATGTGGCCCTGGACGCTGCGCGCACCAGCCTCCGCATTGGTGCCGAAGAAGTGAACATATACTACCGGCGGTCGCGGAACGAGATGCCGGTGACGGAGGTCGAGTATGATGAGGCTGTGGCAGAGGGCATCCGAGTCAATTTCCTGGTGAGCCCTACCCGCATAGTCAGTGACAACTGGAAGGCCACCGGGCTGCAGTGTATCCGCATGAGGTTGGGCGAACCGGATGAGCGCGGGCGGCGGCGGCCCATACCGATTCCCGGTTCCGAGTCCTTCGTTGAGGCCGACACAGTCATCGCCGCAGTAGGCCAGGCCCCTGACCTTTCCTTTCTCCCTCCCGAGAGCGCCCTGGAACGCACCCGGCTGGAGACCCTGGTCATTAGCAGCAATACTCTGGCGACGAATCTCCCCGGGATCTTCGCTGGAGGAGACTTCGCTACCGGGCCGGGGATGGTCATAGATGCTATTGCTGCCGGCAGAAGAGCGGCTATCGCCATAGACAAATACCTTAAGAGCGACGCCTCCCGGGTCGAGATGTATGACCTGAGGGCTGGGGGCGCGGGAGAAGTGACGCCCGGAGTAGAAGAGGAGACCTGGGAAGCAAAGCCCAGGCTGGAAATGCCGCTGCTTCCGGCTCCGGAGAGGAAGACTAGCTTCAAAGAGATAGAGATGGGCTTTTCGGAAGAGCAGGCAAGGCAAGAGGCTCAGCGATGTTTGCGATGTGACCTGGAAACATGA
- the nuoE gene encoding NADH-quinone oxidoreductase subunit NuoE, whose product MDERKAPTPDMGRVDQIMSRYQDQAWPLIPILQKIQEEFGYIPQQAVPSLARHLGLSPAQVQGVITFYTQLYTSPRGKRVVRVCRGTACHVRGGKTILKLVKEHLGIEEGQTTPDYEYTLETVACIGVCALAPNLVVGDKTYGHMNPKKVAQVFGGKKGER is encoded by the coding sequence ATGGATGAAAGGAAGGCTCCTACGCCGGACATGGGGCGGGTAGACCAGATTATGTCTCGCTATCAAGACCAGGCCTGGCCCCTGATTCCGATTCTCCAGAAGATTCAAGAGGAGTTCGGCTATATCCCTCAGCAGGCAGTCCCATCCCTGGCCCGACATCTGGGTTTGTCCCCTGCCCAGGTGCAGGGGGTCATCACCTTCTATACGCAGCTCTACACCAGCCCTCGAGGGAAAAGGGTAGTTCGAGTGTGTCGCGGGACTGCCTGCCATGTGCGGGGGGGAAAGACCATCCTGAAACTGGTGAAGGAGCATCTCGGCATCGAGGAGGGCCAAACGACCCCGGACTATGAATACACGCTGGAGACCGTGGCCTGCATAGGCGTTTGTGCCCTGGCGCCGAACCTAGTCGTGGGGGACAAAACCTACGGGCACATGAATCCCAAGAAAGTAGCCCAAGTCTTTGGCGGCAAGAAGGGTGAACGATAG